One segment of Alnus glutinosa chromosome 2, dhAlnGlut1.1, whole genome shotgun sequence DNA contains the following:
- the LOC133861354 gene encoding 5'-adenylylsulfate reductase 1, chloroplastic-like, whose product MSLAAPASLSLGSTASSNFVPNGTIYNIDGYWVRPAHVEPKRSEPHVPLAPTFYAPVVVEKVDESAEDDYEKLTKDLGKLTSPLEIITKAHEKLGDNIALAFSGPEDVTSMESWLTGCLVSVFIDAVEVALLWNALKGVRPMDGSSDGFFGCRPLIMNYDDHEKSQIIPIFFYGTGITEQQQYAFAAAIMCLVEIL is encoded by the exons ATGTCTTTGGCTGCTCCTGCGTCTCTCAGTCTTGGTTCCACTGCCTCTTCAAACTTTGTGCCAAAtg GCACTATCTATAATATTGATGGATATTGGGTGAGACCCGCACATGTGGAGCCAAAGAGGAGCGAGCCACACGTTCCTCTAGCACCAACATTTTATGCTCCTG TGGTGGTTGAGAAGGTTGATGAAAGTGCTgaagatgattatgaaaagCTAACCAAGGATCTCGGAAAATTAACTTCTCCGCTGGAGATTATAACAAAAGCCCACGAAAAGCTCGGTGACAATATTGCTCTAGCTTTCAG TGGACCCGAGGATGTCACTTCGATGGAGTCATGGTTAACTGGCTGCCTTGTTTCGGTGTTCATTGATGCTGTTGAGGTGGCGCTTCTTTGGAATGCTCTTAAGGGCGTGAGGCCTATGGACGGATCATCAGATGGCTTTTTTGGATGCCGTCCattgattatgaattatgatgaTCATGAGAAAAGCCAAATTATACCCATCTTCTTCTACGGAACTGGGATTACTGAGCAGCAGCAATATGCTTTTGCTGCCGCAATCATGTGCTTGGTAGAGATCCTATGA
- the LOC133861609 gene encoding arogenate dehydratase/prephenate dehydratase 1, chloroplastic-like → MALESAVVFGGTIPQLGLKDLGCKPSGFGLNWINGSERVCKWMRSGGISGFSACRSMRSVEDENKSKRETKLQRVVDQTNNDVSRRLQKDLSSLPKPLSVSDLSATPNDGSKMRVSFKGLMGSYSEDAALKAYPKCESIPCNEFEDAFKAVELWLADKAVLPIENSSGGSIHRNYDLLLRHRLHIVGEVQLASNLCLLALPGVRAEQLTRVLSHPQALALSDILLSKLGVARENVDDTAGAAQYVALNGLRDAGVIASARAAEMYGLNVLEEGIQDDFDTITRYLVLARDPIMPRTNKPFKTSIVFTLDEGAGVLFKALAVFAMRDINLTKIESRPQRKRPLRVVDDSNNGSSRYFDYLFYIDFEASMAEPRAQHALEHMQEFATFLRILGCYPMDTTI, encoded by the exons ATGGCTTTGGAGTCCGCGGTTGTCTTCGGGGGCACAATTCCGCAATTGGGTTTGAAAGATTTGGGTTGTAAGCCATCTGGTTTTGGATTAAATTGGATAAATGGGTCAGAGAGAGTGTGCAAGTGGATGCGTTCTGGTGGGATTTCAGGTTTCTCGGCTTGCCGGTCAATGCGGTCTGTGGAAGACGAGAACAAGTCCAAGCGGGAAACAAAGTTGCAACGAGTAGTTGATCAGACGAATAACGATGTTTCAAGGAGATTGCAGAAAGATTTGAGCTCGTTGCCAA AACCATTATCTGTATCTGATCTTTCTGCTACTCCTAATGATGGTTCAAAGATGCGAGTATCATTCAAG GGCTTGATGGGGTCGTATAGTGAGGATGCTGCACTAAAAGCCTACCCTAAATGTGAATCTATTCCTTGTAACGAGTTTGAAGATGCATTTAAG GCTGTTGAACTATGGCTGGCTGATAAAGCAGTTCTCCCAATTGAGAATTCTTCAGGTGGAAGTATCCATCGCAATTACGATTTACTCCTTCGTCATAGGCTTCACATTGTAGGTGAGGTGCAGTTGGCTTCTAATCTCTGCCTTCTAGCTCTACCAGGTGTCAGAGCAGAGCAGTTGACACGTGTTCTAAGCCATCCACAG GCACTTGCCTTAAGCGATATTCTCCTGAGTAAGTTAGGTGTTGCCAGGGAAAATGTTGATGATACAGCTGGGGCTGCTCAG TATGTAGCCTTAAATGGCCTGAGGGATGCTGGCGTTATTGCAAGTGCTCGAGCTGCAGAAATGTATGGGCTTAACGTACTTGAAGAAGGAATCCAG GATGACTTTGATACTATCACTCGTTATCTGGTACTTGCAAGGGATCCAATAATGCCAAGAACTAATAAGCCCTTTAAG ACAAGCATTGTATTTACTTTGGATGAAGGCGCTGGAGTTTTGTTTAAAGCCTTGGCAGTGTTTGCAATGAGGGACATAAATTTGACTAAG ATTGAAAGTCGGCCGCAGAGAAAACGGCCATTAAGAGTAGTTGATGACTCCAACAATGGGAGTTCCAG ATATTTTGACTACCTTTTCTATATTGATTTTGAGGCTTCTATGGCAGAGCCCCGTGCACAACATGCTTTAGAACATATGCAG GAATTTGCAACATTCCTTCGCATACTTGGTTGCTATCCCATGGATACAACAATATAG